TCCCAGCCCGCGATCACGGAGCCGACGATCCCGCCGTTCCCCGTGTGCTCGGCCAGGATGAGGGCCTCAGGATCCCGTTCGACGAGCCGGGTGACGCCCGCGACGTCGTCGCTGATGCTCGTGCCCTCGGCGGCTTCCTTCCAGAAGGCGAGAACTGCGTCGACGTCGTCGACTCCGGCATGACGTGTGCGAAGTAGTTCCATCCGCCCACCCAACCAGCCCCCGCCCCGTCGTCGCCGGTATTTCCAGTCTGCGAGACACAACGCCAACCTCACTTAGTCGTAAGGATTTTGACGGTTGGTCCTGTATTGCACGAATGCAACAGGGATCCGTTTCGCGGGGCGGAGGCGCATCACTACACTCGGCCCGATTCCTAGATCACGGGGGCCGTCGTCGACAGGGAGACACGGGCGTGACTGCCGAAAGCACTGAGATCATCTCCTACTTGGAGCCGAGCATCGCGGACGACTACCGCAACTGGGACGACTCCGCGTCCTGGCTGCTCGGTTACTCCTTCCTGCCCCTGGCCCTCGGCCTCGACCGCCTGCCGGACACCCGGCTGCTCGACCTCGGCTGCGGCCCCGGCGAGGTCACCCGGTGGCTGGCGGACCGCTGCAACGCGCGGATCACCGCCGTGGACACCTCCCCCACGATGATCGCGCTGGCCGACGAGCACGCCCCGCACGAGCGCGTGGAGTACCGGCTCAGCGAGGACGGCCGCCTGTCGTTCCTCGCCGACGGCGAGATGGACTCGGCGATGGCCTGTTTCCTCTTCACCTGCGTGGACGGCGAGGACCAGATACGCGAGATCATCACCGAGGTCGCCAGAGTGGTCAGACCCGGCGGGAGATTCACCATCCTGGTGCCCAACCCCGACCAGGTCTCGGGCGCGGTCTTCGAGGGCTTCAAGCGCGGCGAGGACGGCGCCCGGTACGAGCCGGGCGAGTTGATGCCGGTCGAGGTCCAGCGGACCGACGGCAGTTGGACCACCATCAAGAACCGCTACTGGAACCGGGACACCTACCGCACCGCGCTGGCCAAGGCCGGCTTCGAGGGCCCCGTGAAGGAGCTGGCACCGGTCCTGGCCGACACCGAGGGCGTCGCCGACCCGGCCCTGCGCGGAGACCGCGCCTGGGAGCGGGAGCGCACCGCCGCGCCCTTCCTGCTGCTGACGGCCACCCGCTGAGGGCACCCGAGGAGAGCGGCCTCCGGTGACCGGCGAGGCCCCGGCACTACGATGGCCCCGTGGCCGATTCGGGTGGGGAGCTTGCGCCGACCGCGCTCGCCGAGCTGATGCCCTGGGCCGTGCGCGGGATCAGGGCCGGGCGCAGCTGGGTGCTGGCCGCGGATCCCGAGGTGCTGGAGGAGCGGTGGAGGCGGCTCGCCGCCGCCGCGCCCGCGCAGCGGGCGGAGCTCTTCGAGACCTCACGTTCGCGCACGCCGGACACCGCCGTCGCCGCCCTGCCCGGTCAGGCCGGCGGCGCCAGCACCCGGCGGCTGTCCCGTGAGCCGGGCCCCAGACCGCCCCTGGTCAGGGTCCGGCACCGCCCCCTCGATCGGGCCTGGCTCCTGGCCGACCAGCGCCTGCTCGACCAGGCCCGCCCCGAACTGTGGCGCGCGGCGGGCCCGCGGCAGCGCTACCTGCTGGTGCAACCGGTCCTCGCCTCGGCCCCGGCCGACGCAGCCGGGCCGGCCGCGACCGTCGCCGGCGAACTGCCCGTCGACCACCGCGTCACGGCACACCCGCTGCACCGAAGGCCCGAAGGCGGGGAACCGAATCTCACCCCGGGTCTCCTCCCCTTCCTCTCGAGCACGTTCGCGACCCGGGTCGGCGCCGAGGACGTCCTCGCCTGGGCCGCCGCCGTCACCACCCGCCCCGACGCGCCGCGGCGTCCGGACGGCAGCCCGCTGGTCCCGCTTCCGCGCTCGGTCGCGACCTGGGAGGAGGGCGTCTCCCTCGGCCATCGCCTGGTCGAGCTGCACACCTTCGCCCGCGCCGGACTGCGGCTGCCCGACGGACGCCGCAGCTTCATCCGGCAGGCCGTCGACCGGCAGCCCGACGGGCTCGACTACGACGCGGAGACCGAGACGCTGCTGCTCGGCGAGGGCCGGCTCGCGCCGGTCTCCCCCGCCGCGGGCCGGTCGCCCGCGCTGCGCGAGTGGTTCGCCGAACGGACCGCCTTCCGCACCGCGCCCAGCGGGACGCTGCAGGCGCTCGGGCTGACCTCCTGGCCGCAGCGGGCCAGCACCGAGCTGATCGAGCTCGCCTCCACCCTCGCCCACCTCGCCGAGCTGCGCCCGCTCCAGGAGGCCCTCGCCGCCGACGGCGGGCCCTGGCTGGGCCGCGAGGAGCTGCACACCGCCGGGGTGCTCCCGGTCCTGCCCGCCGCGCGCCGGCCGGCGTCGGTGTTCGGCGCGTCGGAGGAAGGGCCCGAGGGCCAGTACGCGCTGCTCTGAGCGGACGCACGCGACACCCGCGAGTGTTGCCGTTTGATACCGAAGCCCCGATTGAGCTGCAAAGACGCTCGCCCCTGCCGAGTCGCCCCGGATAGCATCCGGCATACATCGACAGTGGAAGGACTCAAGCGTTGCCCCAGCTCACCGGTGGTGATTCCTCACTGCTGCGGCGGATCAACTCCGCGGTGACGCTGCGTGCTCTCCGCGACGGCGCCGTGCTGACCCTGACCCAGCTGGTCGGCGAGACCGGCCTGTCCCGGCCCACGGTCGAGGGCGTCATCGAGGGTCTGATCGAGTCGGGCCTGGTCGTCGAGGTCGACCCGGCGTCCGCCGGTCCGCCGCACAGCGAGAGCGTGCGCCAGCGGGGCCGTCCGGCCCGCCACTTCCGCTTCCGCGCCGAGGCCGGCCACCTGCTGGGCGTCGAGATCGGCACGCACGGCGCCCGCGCGATCATCTCCGACCTGCGCGGCCGCACGCTCGGCGCGTACGGGCGGCCGATCGACGAGTCCACCGAGGCGGACGAGCGCCTGGCCCTGGTCCGCGGCACGGTGGCGGAACTGCTGCGCCGCGGCGGGATCTCCCGCGACACACTGTGGGCGGTCGGCGTCGGCACCCCCGGCGTGGTCGACTCGGACGGCGTCGTGCAGCTCGGCACCGCGCTGCCCGGCTGGACCGGCCTGGACCTGGCCAACAAGCTGCGCCGTTCGTTCCGCTGCCCGGTCCTGGTCGAGAACGACGCCAACCTGGCGGCGATCGGCGAGCACTGGAAGGGCGCGGCGATCGGCAAGGGCGACGTCGTCTTCGTGCTGGCCGGGCTGAGCCCGGGGGCGGGTTCGCTGATCGGCGGTCGGCTGCACCGCGGTTTCGGCGGCGCGGCGGGCGAGATCGGCTCGCTGCACCTGCTCGGGCAGGAGTCCGAGCCCTCGCAGCTGCTGTCCTCCTCCGTCAGCAAGCTGCGGGACCCGCTGGACGAGGCGGCCGTCGCCCGGGTGCTGAGCCTGGCCCAGGAGGGCGACCACGCGGCGATGCACGTCCGCGACCGCTTCCTGGCCCGGCTGGTGCGCGACGTCGCGGCACTGGTGCTGGCGATCGATCCGCAGATCGTCGTGGTCGGCGGCTGGGCCAGCGGCCTGGACGGCGTGGTCGAACCGCTGCGCGAGCAGCTCAGCCGGCTCTGTCTGCGTCCGCCCGAGGTGCAGATCGCCGCGCTGGGCGACGCGGCGATCGCGATCGGTGCGGTGAAGCTGGCCTTCGACCACGCGGAGCAGCAGCTGTTCGCTGTTGATCAGTAGCCGTTCGATTGCGCATGATGGGCGCGTGACAGTCGAGTTGAAGACCCAGCGGCTGCTGCTGCGCGGCTGGCGGGACGAGGACCTGGACGCGCTCGCGGCGATGGACGGCGACCCCGAGGTGATGCGGTACATCGGCGACGGCTCGGTCCGCGACCGCGCCGGCAGTGCGGCGATGCTGGCGCGCACGCGTGCCTCCTGGTCCGAACGCGGCGTCGGCCTCTTCGCCGCGGAGGACCGGGAGAGCGGCACGCTCCTCGGCTGGGTCGGCTTCGCCGTCCCGACGTTCCTCCCCGAGGTGCTCCCCGCCGTCGAGATCGGCTGGCGTCTGGCCCGCGCCCACTGGGGCCACGGCTACGCGACGGAGGGCGCGCGGGCGGCGCTGCGCTTCGGCTTCGAGGAGGCCGGCCTCGACCGCGTCGTCAGCATCTGCCACCCCGACAACACGGCGTCGGAACGCGTGATGACCAAACTCGGCCTCCACCTCGACCGCGAAACCACGGTCCCCTCCCACGGCGGCCGCGTCCGCGTCCTCGCCCTCACCCGCGACGAGTACGCGGCAAAGGGCTGAGCCTGTCGGCTGCGTCCACACACGGGCGGGCTGCCGGGCAGACTCGGCTCGTCCGGCCGCCCGTCCGGGGCACGGTGGCGGCACTGCCGCGCTACGGCGCGATCTCCCGCGACACGCTGCGGGCGGCTGGCGTCGGCACTCCCGGCAGCGGCGTTGTGCAGCACTGCGCCGCCCGGCCGGACCGGCCTGGCCGGTTGGCAGAGCCGCGGCTCCGCCCACGCACGGCCGGGCCAGGGCGGCGGACTCGGCTCGTCCGGCCCGCGCGAGCGAAGGTCGCGGCGTCGTCGTCCGGTGCGCCGCAGGCGCGAACCCGGGGCCGACATGCCGGCTGGGGCCTCGCGGGGCCACATGAGAGGCCAGGCCCGCCGCAGGCGGGCGGCGGGGCTGACCCTTGGGGGGTCAGGAGGCGGCGCGGACCTCGACGCCTGATTCGCCGAAGGTGAGCTTGCAGGTGTCGGCGCGGTAGGTGGAGACCGCGACGGCCAGGGGGCCCTCTTCGCCGAGGTAGCGGGCGGTGAGGACGAGGACCGGGATGCCCGGGGGGCGCTCCAGGAGGCGGGCCTGCTCCTCCTCGGCCACGCCGAGCTCGACCGCGCGGGACTCGCCCTCGACCGGCAGCATCTGGAACTGCTTCAGGATCGCGCGGGCCCGGCTCGACTCGGCCAGGAAGCCGGGGACGTGCGGCATGACCGCGACCGGGACGAACAGCGTCTCCGTGCCCACGGCCTGACCGGCCATCATCCGCACCCTGCGGACGCTGTGGACCTCCGCGCCGGTCTCGATGCCGAGCGCGTCGGCGACCGTCGCGGAGGCGAAGGCCTGGCCGCAGTCGACGATCCGCCAGGTGTCGCGGCCGGAGGCCTCGACGACGGGGATGCCCATGCGCGGCGCGGCGATCAGCGTGCCGATGCCGCGGCGGCGGACCAGGCGGCCCTCCAGTTCGAGCTGGTCCAGGGCCTGGCGCAGGGTCGCGCGGGCGACGCCGAAGCGGGCGGCCAGGTCACGCTCGTTGGGCAGCACCTCGCCGGTGGAGAACTCCTCGTCGATCGTCCGGACCAGCACCGTGCGCAGGTGCCAGTACTTCGGCTCCGGAGCCGCCTCGGTCGCTGTGGTCCCCACCCTGGCCTCCACTGTGTGCACCCTGCCAGCTGGCGGGGCCGCGATTATGAGCCCTTATTTATTAAAGGACTTTGCAGTAAGCCCGACCATAGGGGCACCACGACCATTGGTCAAGACCAATGGCAAAGGCCCAGATAGTGGCGGAGTCCGGCGTGTCCATGCCGCATCATCCAGGCATGATTCGCCCGGAATGCCGGTCTTCCCGGCACGGCGAAAGCGCGCATCAGCGGCTTGTTGACCTCGACGTCCTCATGGAAGACGGCCACGCTCGCGCCGTCGTCCCTGCTGGTCACGGTCCAGCGGGTGAGGCCCTGGAGGTCGCCGGTGAGACGCGCCTCCAGCACGCCGGCCGCCGGGTCCTGCCGCGACTCGTGCGCGGTCACGCTCAGCTCGTACGGAAGCAGCGAGCGGAATCGCATCCGCCCGCTGGTGTCCGTCAGCTGTCGCACTTCGAGGATCTGCGGCCACCACACCGGGTAGGCGCGCGGGTCGGCCAGCACCCGGTAGACCAGGTGCGGCGGGGCAGGGAGCTCCCAGACGGAGAGGAATCGGTAGCGGTGCATCGCGGCTGCCATGCCGCAAGTGTCGGTCCGTCAGACGGGCAGGTCGAGGCGGCCTTCCTCGGTCAGCTCGAAGCCCGGGTTGTGGCAGAGCTCCCAGAGGTGGCCGTCGGGGTCGGCGAAGTAGCCGCTGTACCCGCCCCACTCCGCGACGGTCGGCGCCTTGACCAGGTCGGCGCCCACGGCGAGGGCCGCAGCCATCGCCGCGTCGACCTCGGCGCGGCTGCCGAGGTTGACCGCGAGGGTGACCCCGCGGAAGGTCGGCTCGCCGTCGTCGGGCACGCCCGCGTCCGCGGCCAGCTCGCCGGTCGGGAAGAGGCCGAGCACGGAGTCGGCCGTGCGGAACCAGACGATGGTGTCGGGCATGGAGGCCTTGGCGAGCTGCCAGCCGAGGGCCTGGTAGAACTCGGTGCTGCGCTTCAGGTCACTGACGCCGAGCGTCACGATGCTGATCCGGGCAGGAAGGCTCATACCGTCAGGCTATGCCGGGGGTCCGACAGATCGCCCGCGCGACATCAGGCAGGATCTCTTCCGGCACGACGGATCCGACCAGCTGCAAGGAGCCACCACCGATGACCGAGCCGAACGCCCAGCCCCGCACCCCGCTGATCGCCGCCGTCGCCGGCCGCACCCCGGACGTCAGCGACGAGGCCTTCGTCGCCGTCAACGCCACGGTGCTGGGCGCCGTGACTCTCGCCCCCGGTGCGAGCGTCTGGTACGGCGCGGTGCTGCGCGGCGACTGCGAGACGATCACCTTCGGCGCCGACAGCAACGTGCAGGACAACTGTTCCGCGCACGCCGACTTCGGCTTCCCCGTCACCGTCGGCGAGCGCGTCTCGGTCGGCCACAACGCGGTGCTGCACGGCTGCACGGTCGAGGACGACTGCCTGATCGGCATGGGCGCGACGGTGCTGAACGGCGCCGTGATCGGCGCCGGCTCGCTCGTCGCGGCGGGCGCGCTGGTCACCCAGGGCACCCAGGTCCCGCCGGGCTCCCTGGTCGCGGGCGTCCCGGCCAAGGTCCGCCGCCCGCTCACGGACGAGGAGCACGCGCACATCAAGCTGAACGCCGAGTGGTACGTCGCCCTGGCGGCGCAGCACCGCGAGGTCGGTCGCTAGCCCCGATCGGTCACGGACGATCGCATAGTGTCGTCCCATGACCGACGACACTCTGCGCTCCGTCCGGATCGACCGCACCGCCGCGGGCCGCTACACCGCGACGAACGTCCGCGGCGGCGAGCTCACCTTCGGCTCCACCGGCGACGCCGACTTCACTCCCGTCGAGCTGCTGCTGGCCGCGATCGGCGGCTGCACGGCGGTCGACGCCGACATCGCGACGAGCCGCCACGAGGAGCCGACCGGCTTCACCGTGACCGTGACCGGCGACAAGATCAGCGACGAGCTCGGCCAGCGGATGACCAACCTGGCGGTCACCTTCACGGTCAGCTTCCCCGAGGGCGAGGCCGGGGACCGCGCCCGCGCGATCCTGCCGCGCGCCGTGAAGACCTCGCACGACCGCCTGTGCACCGTCAGCCGCACGGTCGAGATCGGCACCCCGGTGACCTCGACGGTCGAGGACTGAGCTCCGCCCACCCCGGGTCGCTGGTCCGGGGTCCGCGGAACGTCGTCGCCCGAACGTCGGCCGCCGCGGCCCGCCGACAGCCTCCCCGGTGGGCTGCCCGCAGGCCGCGGCCGCGCCTCGCGTGATCAGCGCGGAACCAGCTTTCCCCGGACCGCCTACACTTCGCCTACATCGCGCCTACATGCACGGACGCGGTGCAAGGGGACGGGGACAGGGACGGGGGGACATGGACTTCGGGCTGCTCGGGACCGTGCGGGCCGGCGACGACGCGGGGGCGGCCTGCCCGGTTCCGCAGGGACGGCTGCGCAACCTGCTGGCGGCGCTGCTCGTCCATGCCGACACCGTGGTGTCGGTCGACGTCCTGGTCTCCAGCGTCTGGGAGGAGAAGCAGGTCCCACGCCGCCCCCGCGAGGCGCTGCAGGTCATGGTGGTGCGGCTGCGCAAGTGTCTCGGCCCCGAGGTGGGGGCGCGGCTCACCAGCATCCGGCCCGGGTACCGGCTGCAGGTACGGCCGGGCGAGCTGGACCTGCACCGCTTCGAGCAGTTGCTGCACCGCGGCTCCGCCGCCCTGGCCACGCAGGACTGGTCGACCGCCCGTGACCTGCTCGGCCGGGCGCTCGCCTGCTGGCGCGGGGATCCGCTCGCCGACGTGGGACCGGGTACCGCGCTGGACCGGACCGTGGACACGCTGGGCGGTCTCCGGCTCCGCGCCCAGCGCCAGCTGGTGGAGGCCAGGCTGCGCCTCGGCGACCACGCCGAGTTGGTGGACGAGATCGCGGCCCTCGTGAACGGGCACCCCTTCGACGAACAACTGCGCGCCCAGCTCATGCTCGCGCTGCACGGCTGCGGCCGGCGCGCCGAGGCCCTGGAGGCCTTCCAGAGCGCCCGTCGCATCTTCGCGGAGGAACTGGGGATCGAACCCGGCGCCGAACTGTGCGAACTGCACCAGGCGTTGCTCGCCGGAGGTCCGCACCTGCCCGAGCGGGGACAGCCGACCGCGTCGGCTCCGGGCCCCCGGCCGACGCAGGGCGTGGGCCCGCACGCCCGTCCCGCCCAGCTTCCCGCCGGCCTGCCCGACTTCACCGGGCGGTCCCACGCCGCCGAACAGCTGGAGGTCCAGCTGGCGAAGGTCACCGGGATCTGGGCCAGGGGGCCGCTGGTGCTCTCGGCGATCGACGGCGCCGGAGGCATCGGCAAGACCTCGCTCGCGGTCCATGTCGCGCACCGGGTGGCGGCCATGTTCCCCGACGGTCAGCTCCATGCCGACCTGCACGGGGCCGGCGGGCGGCCCGCCGAACCCGGCGAGGTGCTCGCGCGGTTCCTGCGCGGTCTGGGCGTACCGCCGGAACAGGTGCCGGGCGACCTGGAGGAACGGGGCGCGCTGTACCGGACCACGCTGGCCACCCGGCGGGTCCTGGTGCTGCTCGACAACGTCAGGGACGCCGCACAGGTGCGCCCGTTGCTGCCCGGCACCGCCACCTGCGCCGTGCTGATCACCAGCCGCAGCTCCCTGCCGGGGCTGGACGGCGCGTTCCGGCTCACTCTCGACTTCCTCGGCCCCGACGAGGCGCGGGAGCTGTTCACCCACATCGTGGGCGCGGACGTCGTGGCGGCCGAGCCCGACGCCACCCGCGAGGTGCTGCGGATCTGCTCCGGCCTCCCGCTCGCCGTCAGGATCGCCGCGGGCCGCCTCGGCACCCGACCCGGCGGGACCGTCGGCGAGCTGGCCAGGCGCCTGGCCGACGCCCGGCTGCGGCTGGACGAACTCGCCGTCGAGGACCGGGCGATCCGCGCGACCTTCGCGGTCAGCTACCACGATCTGCCGGACGACCAGGCGCGGGCCTTCCGCCTGCTGAGCGTCGACGCGGCCCCGTCCATCACCACCCCGGCAGCGGCCGCGCTGCTCGGCGTGCCGGTGGGCGAGGCGAGACGGATCCTGGACGCCCTCCTCGGCATCCACCTGCTGCAGTCCCCGGAGCGGGACCGCTACCGGTTCCACGACCTGCTGCGCCTCTTCGCGGCCGAGTGCGCGCAGGCGGACGAGACGTCGGCGGAACGGGACGCCGCGCTGCACCGACTGCTCCGCTGGTACCTGCACCGCAGCGCGGCCGCGTCCCGCAGTCTCAACCCGGTGCGCCGTCACGTGACGCTCGACGCGCCCGCGTCCGGGTGGGAGCCGCTGGACTTCGACGACTCCGAGCAGGCCCTCGGCTGGCTGGAGGCGGAGCGGCCGAACCTGGTCACCGCCGTCTCCCAGGCCACGCAGGGCGGCCTGCACGAGATCGGCTGGAAGCTGCCGATCGTCCTGTGGGACCTGTTCAGCCTGCGCAGCTGGCAGGACGACGGCGTCGAGTGCAACGAGAACGCCTTGGTCAGCGCCGAGCGACTGGGCGACCGCGAGGCCACGGCCTGGGTGCTGAACAGCCTCTCCAGCGCCTACCAGGGAGTGGGGCGGCTGACCGACGCGGTCGACTGCCTCGCCCGCGCGCTGGAGATCCGCGTCGAGAGCGGGGACCTGCGCGGGCAGGGATCCTGTCTGATCAATCTCGGCTACGTCTACACCGAGATGGGCCGCCCGGCGGAAGCCATCGCGCTGCTGGACCGGGCGCTGGTCATCTTCGAGGAGATGGGACTGACCCACGCGGTCGGCGCCGTGCTGACCAACCTCGCCTTCGCGCACCAGCGGCACGGGGACGACCGCACCGCCCTCCGGCACCACGAACGGGCCCTGGCCATCCATCAGGACACCTCCAACGACTACTCGGTCGGCAGGGAGGTCGCGAACATGGCGGGAGCCCTGTTCCGCCTCGGTCGGTTGGACGAGGCTGCCGACTACGCCGCACGCGGCGTCGAGACGAACCGGGTCACCGGCAACCAGGCCGACGAGGGGTTCGCCCTGGACGTGCTGGGCCAGGTCCACGCCGCCCGCGGGCACCACTCCCTGGCCCGCCGTCACTGGCAGGACGCCTGCGCCGTCCTCGACGCGGTCGGCCACCCGCACGCCGCAGAGATCAGAACCCGCCTGGCCACCACCCTCTGACGCGCCCCCGCCCGCGCCGCGGGCACCGGGCTGATCCTCGCCGCGGGGCCGGGTACGCGCCCGGGCCCAGTCGCTCGACATACCCGCCCCGCCCGGCCAGGGCGCGTCTTCGCGCATCACGCGGTCGGCACGACCCACCCACCGAACGCTGCCAGGGTCGCCCCACCACCGACCGGGCGGCCACCGCGCGCGCCCAAATGAAAAGCGGCAGGGGAGAAAACCCATCCCTTGCCACTTCTAAGCTATATCGCACCCCCGGGCTTGCCGCAAGGCCCCGTCCATGCCGCAAAATCGCAGCTCAGACCCGGAACTGCGGTATGGGGAGATGCATGACGCACGCGGCCACGAGCGCCTTCGAACTGCCCGACCACCTCGCCCCGAAGGCCGACCCGGCCCTCATCGCCGCGGACGAGGCGCACTTCGCAGCGATCGAGGAGAGCCTCGCGCAGGCGATCGCCGAACTGGAGGGCCGGCTCGACGCCGAGCGGCGCGCGCCAGGGGGCAAGGGCCGGGAGGCGATGGACAGGGACGTCGAGATCCACCGACTGACCGCGCGGCTGCGCGCCCTGCGGCGCTTCGGGCTCGACCTCTGCCTGGGCCACTTCGTCGGCGCCGAGGACGGCCGGCCCGTCCACATCGGGCGGCTCGGGCTGACGGACAGCGACGGACGCCGGCTGCTGCTGGACTGGCGTTCGCCCGCGGCCGAGCCGTTCTTCGCGGCGACGCACGCCAACCCCATGGGCCTGGCCAGCCGCCGCCGCTACCGGTGGACCAGGGGACGGATCAGCGACTACTGGGACGAGGTGTTCACCGCCGACGGGCTGGAGGGACGGGCCGCCCTGGACGACCAGTCCGCCTTCATCGCCAGTCTGGGCAGCACCCGTTCGGCGCGGATGCGGGACGTGCTCGCCACCATCCAGTCGGACCAGGACGCCGTGATCCGCGCCGGATCGCGCGGTGCGCTCGTGGTCGACGGCGGTCCGGGGACCGGAAAGACCGTGGTCGCGCTGCACCGGTCCGCCTACCTGCTCTACGCCGACCCGCGCCTGGGTCACCGGCGCGGCGGCGTGCTGTTCGTCGGGCCGCACCAGCCGTACCTCGCCTACGTCGCCGACGTGCTCCCCAGCCTCGGCGAGGAGGGGGTACAGACCTGCACCCTGCGGGACCTCGTCGCCGAGGGCGCCGGCGCGGGGGTGGAGCCGGACCCGGAGGTCGCCCGCCTCAAGTCGTCGGCGCGGATGGTGCAGGCGATCGAGAAGGCCGTCGGGATCTACGAGGAGCCGCCGACCGAGGGGATGACCGTCTCCACGCACTGGGCCGACCTGCGGCTGAGCGCCCAGGACTGGGCCGACGCGTTCAGTGCCCCTGACCCCGGCACCCCGCACAACGAGGCGCGCGAGCAGATCTGGGAGGAGCTGGTCACGATCCTCATGGACCGGATGGGCCTCGACGAGGACGATCCGGACGACCCGGACCGCGAGGACCGTCCCGTCTCCCCCGAGCTGTTCCGGCGTTCGCTGCGCCAGGACGAGGAGCTGACCGCGACGCTGAACCGCGCCTGGCCGCTGCTCGAAGCGGCCGACGTGGTCGGCGACCTCTGGACGGTCCCCGCCTACCTGCGCCTGTGCGCCCCCTGGCTGGACCGCGAGGAGATCCGCCGGCTCCAGCGCGCCGACGCCCAGGCCTGGACCAGCTCCGACCTGCCGCTGCTCGACGCGGCGCGGCGGCGGCTCGGCGACCCGAAGGCGGCCCTGCGCAGGCGTCGCCACGACGCGGCGGTCGCCGCCGAACGCGCGCGGATGGCCGACGTGATCGGCGACATCCTGGAGGCGGACGAGGACGGCGAGGGCGCGGTGACGATGCTGCGCGGACGCGACCTCCAGGACACCCTGGTCGACGGCTCCGCCCTGCCCGCCACCGACCCGGACCGGCTGGCCGGTCCGTTCGCGCACGTC
This genomic interval from Streptacidiphilus rugosus AM-16 contains the following:
- a CDS encoding type ISP restriction/modification enzyme; amino-acid sequence: MADSGGELAPTALAELMPWAVRGIRAGRSWVLAADPEVLEERWRRLAAAAPAQRAELFETSRSRTPDTAVAALPGQAGGASTRRLSREPGPRPPLVRVRHRPLDRAWLLADQRLLDQARPELWRAAGPRQRYLLVQPVLASAPADAAGPAATVAGELPVDHRVTAHPLHRRPEGGEPNLTPGLLPFLSSTFATRVGAEDVLAWAAAVTTRPDAPRRPDGSPLVPLPRSVATWEEGVSLGHRLVELHTFARAGLRLPDGRRSFIRQAVDRQPDGLDYDAETETLLLGEGRLAPVSPAAGRSPALREWFAERTAFRTAPSGTLQALGLTSWPQRASTELIELASTLAHLAELRPLQEALAADGGPWLGREELHTAGVLPVLPAARRPASVFGASEEGPEGQYALL
- a CDS encoding OsmC family protein, whose amino-acid sequence is MTDDTLRSVRIDRTAAGRYTATNVRGGELTFGSTGDADFTPVELLLAAIGGCTAVDADIATSRHEEPTGFTVTVTGDKISDELGQRMTNLAVTFTVSFPEGEAGDRARAILPRAVKTSHDRLCTVSRTVEIGTPVTSTVED
- a CDS encoding gamma carbonic anhydrase family protein translates to MTEPNAQPRTPLIAAVAGRTPDVSDEAFVAVNATVLGAVTLAPGASVWYGAVLRGDCETITFGADSNVQDNCSAHADFGFPVTVGERVSVGHNAVLHGCTVEDDCLIGMGATVLNGAVIGAGSLVAAGALVTQGTQVPPGSLVAGVPAKVRRPLTDEEHAHIKLNAEWYVALAAQHREVGR
- a CDS encoding class I SAM-dependent methyltransferase, whose translation is MTAESTEIISYLEPSIADDYRNWDDSASWLLGYSFLPLALGLDRLPDTRLLDLGCGPGEVTRWLADRCNARITAVDTSPTMIALADEHAPHERVEYRLSEDGRLSFLADGEMDSAMACFLFTCVDGEDQIREIITEVARVVRPGGRFTILVPNPDQVSGAVFEGFKRGEDGARYEPGELMPVEVQRTDGSWTTIKNRYWNRDTYRTALAKAGFEGPVKELAPVLADTEGVADPALRGDRAWERERTAAPFLLLTATR
- a CDS encoding SRPBCC family protein, producing the protein MAAAMHRYRFLSVWELPAPPHLVYRVLADPRAYPVWWPQILEVRQLTDTSGRMRFRSLLPYELSVTAHESRQDPAAGVLEARLTGDLQGLTRWTVTSRDDGASVAVFHEDVEVNKPLMRAFAVPGRPAFRANHAWMMRHGHAGLRHYLGLCHWS
- a CDS encoding VOC family protein, whose protein sequence is MSLPARISIVTLGVSDLKRSTEFYQALGWQLAKASMPDTIVWFRTADSVLGLFPTGELAADAGVPDDGEPTFRGVTLAVNLGSRAEVDAAMAAALAVGADLVKAPTVAEWGGYSGYFADPDGHLWELCHNPGFELTEEGRLDLPV
- a CDS encoding ROK family protein; protein product: MPQLTGGDSSLLRRINSAVTLRALRDGAVLTLTQLVGETGLSRPTVEGVIEGLIESGLVVEVDPASAGPPHSESVRQRGRPARHFRFRAEAGHLLGVEIGTHGARAIISDLRGRTLGAYGRPIDESTEADERLALVRGTVAELLRRGGISRDTLWAVGVGTPGVVDSDGVVQLGTALPGWTGLDLANKLRRSFRCPVLVENDANLAAIGEHWKGAAIGKGDVVFVLAGLSPGAGSLIGGRLHRGFGGAAGEIGSLHLLGQESEPSQLLSSSVSKLRDPLDEAAVARVLSLAQEGDHAAMHVRDRFLARLVRDVAALVLAIDPQIVVVGGWASGLDGVVEPLREQLSRLCLRPPEVQIAALGDAAIAIGAVKLAFDHAEQQLFAVDQ
- a CDS encoding GntR family transcriptional regulator, with the translated sequence MGTTATEAAPEPKYWHLRTVLVRTIDEEFSTGEVLPNERDLAARFGVARATLRQALDQLELEGRLVRRRGIGTLIAAPRMGIPVVEASGRDTWRIVDCGQAFASATVADALGIETGAEVHSVRRVRMMAGQAVGTETLFVPVAVMPHVPGFLAESSRARAILKQFQMLPVEGESRAVELGVAEEEQARLLERPPGIPVLVLTARYLGEEGPLAVAVSTYRADTCKLTFGESGVEVRAAS
- a CDS encoding GNAT family N-acetyltransferase, encoding MTVELKTQRLLLRGWRDEDLDALAAMDGDPEVMRYIGDGSVRDRAGSAAMLARTRASWSERGVGLFAAEDRESGTLLGWVGFAVPTFLPEVLPAVEIGWRLARAHWGHGYATEGARAALRFGFEEAGLDRVVSICHPDNTASERVMTKLGLHLDRETTVPSHGGRVRVLALTRDEYAAKG